The sequence ACGCCTATAATTTTTATCAAAATTATTTTGGTGGGAACAACTATTGAAAATTGCCGATAAACAATGAAATTCTCGTTTTCTGAAAGTAAAAATTTCATTATATAGTTTGCTGCAACTTTATTGCTATGGTGGCATCAGAGAATTTTGGGAACAATACTTTTTGAAAATACTGGCGGTGGGCACAGCTAAGCAAATAACAAGCCCTCCAACAATTATGGGAAAAACACATTTAGATTGATGAAATTCAGGGTGATAATTAGTAAATTCAAGGAAAAAGGGCGACTTTACTTGCGGGGAGGATTGAGAAATTTGTATTGTCCTAAAATTATCTGTAGCCTTGATTTTTGTTTCTTTTTATCAAGAAAAAGAAAACAAAATTAATCTAAATAGTTAATATTCAGTACGCAATAACATGTAAAAATGCAAATCGGACTTTAGCCTTTTACAAATTCAATTTACCTTTAGATGACAAAAAAGGCTATTTTCATGAAACTTTCGAAAGAGTTTGTTTCATAAGGTTTTCGAAGAACAGCCTATGATAATGCATTTTAGCATTTTAAATTAAAGATAGCTGCCACCCGCTATCGCGGATTTGCAATCCGTGCGTCTATTAATGTCATAAGCAATTTTATAGTTTTTATGAGTAAAATATCCCCACTTCCTACTGTCGTCAATGCAATAACATCTGTTTTATCAACACCATGTGTTTTGTATTTGTCAAACATGCAAAGATATTTATATCAACAATTAAAGTTTGTGGGCGTTCTTAGATGTACGGATTGCAAATCTGTGCTAGCAGGGGGTAAATTCAAATACAAAATCCTGACTGACCTAAAAAGCTGAATGGGAAAGCTATATCTCCACTAATTATAGCAAAGTTATTCCCTGGTGATTTTTTTGTTGCATTTGCGACTTGAATTTACGAATTGCTGATTTTGAATGATAGTGACTAAATATTTTATAAAAAAAGCTAACTTTGTAGCTTATTAATTAATTTAAATTGAGTAATATGACAAAGTTTATTTCAATACTAGGATTCTTATTAGTAGTTACTTCATTAACTTTTGCCCAAAAAAAATGCAAATTAGAAAAGAATGAAATTGATCCAATGTCAGAGCAGAAATACTTGTTAAGTAAAAATCTGGCAACATCAGTGAGTAAAGATTATTGGGAAGGGACATATTTTCTATCGACAAGCATTGAATTTTCTAATAATGAGTTTTTGGTTCTTCCCAAATTAAAATTACCCGGGATTTTGCCTGATAATAGAATAAATAATTGTAAAATTGAAGTTAAATTGGAAAATGGGCAATTAATTTCTGTTAGCACCGAAGAGTTATTCAATTCAGAATTTAAAGCAGGTTCGGTATCAACTATTAATTTTAAGTTTCAGTTTAGTCGAAATGAGATTGAATCTCTGTCAAAAAGTGAAATAAAAGCAATAAAACTTTATTATAATACTTTTGATGTTACTTTTCCCATCGCAAAAAAGAGGGCTAAAAAATTCAATCAACAAATTAGTTGTATTTTGTTGGAATCAATGTAAAATTTTGTCCCATACTAGCGCGGATTTGCAATTTATGTACCAATTATAGCTATAATACAGCATTTTGCAATGTCTTCTCATACAATATCTACTCAAGCAAGAGTGGTCATAGTGGTAAAATATGCTTTATCAGGTTCATGTGTTTTGTATTTGTCAGATATTTAACAAAGATAGATATTTTTCTCCACAATTAAAGGTTTGTGGGTGTTCGTAGATGCACGGATTGCAAATTTTAAAAAAGTAAAAAAAATTGTATTTCATTTAAAAAGAAATATTTATCTTTGCCGGCTAATTTTTTGAAATAATAATTAAATAAAAACGTAAGATGCCTGTTAAAATTAGATTATCGAGACACGGTAGGAAAAAGCGATCGTTCTTCCACATTGTGGTAGCCGATGGCAGAGCGCCACGAGATGGCAAGTATATAGAAAAGTTGGGATACTATAATCCAAATACTAATCCTGCAACCATTGAAATAAATTTCGATGAAGCAGTAAACTGGCTACAAAAAGGTGCTCAACCTACAGAAACATGTAAAACAATTTTATCCTACAAAGGAGTATTATTTAAGAATCATTTAATTCGAGGAGTAAAAAAAGGTGCCTTTACCGAAGAAGTTGCTGAAGAAAAATTCAACGACTGGCTGGAAGACAAAGAAGCAAAAATTCAAGCAAAACGTGACGAAATTGCCGATGAGGCTAAAAAAGATAGTAAAAAACGTTTGGCTCAGGAAACCAAAGTTAATGAAGCTCGTGCTCAAGCTATTGCTAAAAAGAATTCCGATATAGCCAAAGAAGCTGAAGCCGCTATTGAAGCTGCCAAAGAAGCAGAAAAAGAAGCTACCGAAGCAAAAAATGTTGAGGAAACTGAAAACGAAACTGAAACTAAAGCTGAATAGTTTTAAAAGAGACCTAATATATTAGAAAAGCCCAAAGTATTTTACTTTGGGCTTTTTTTGGTTATTGGCTAGCTTTTAGCCTTTAGCTAATTGTAACCAGCCAACAGTTAGTTCAACAACTCAAGATAACTAAAAATTGTTTTCTCAAGCCCCAAATACAAAGCATCAGAAATTAGAGCATGACCTATTGAAACTTCAAGTAAGCTCGGAATATTTTCTGCAAAATATTTAAGATTATCTAAGTTTAAATCGTGGCCGGCATTTATTCCTAAACCTAAACTATTAGCCAATTTTGCTGCTTCTATAAATGGAAATATTGCTTTTTCTTTATTTGAAAAATAATTTTCGGCATATGGTTCTGTATAAAGTTCAATCCTATTTGTTCCGGTATCTACAGCATTTTTTAAATTTTCAGAATCGGTATCTATAAAAATTGATGTACGGATATTTACCTCCTGAAAAGTTTTAATCACTTTTTTTAGAAATTGCTTATTTTTTAGAGTATTCCAACCTGCATTTGAGGTGAGAGCGTCGGGAGGATCAGGAACTAAAGTAACTTGTGCCGGTTGTGTTTTCAGAACTAAATTTATAAATTCTGTCGATGGATAACCTTCAATATTAAACTCGGTTTTAACAATGGGCTTCAAGTCTCCTACATCGCTATATTTTATATGCCTTTCATCGGGGCGAGGGTGAACGGTAATTCCTTGAGCTCCAAAAGTTTCGCAGTCTTTTGCTACTTGCACTAAATTGGGAATATTTCCGCCACGAGCATTTCTAATAGTAGCAACTTTGTTTATATTTACGCTAAGTTTAGTCATATAAATAATTGTTAAATTTCTTAATTTTTTTTACAAAATTAAGAAAATTGGTAAATTGCAATCGAAAATATTACGAATAAATAGATTTTAATTTAATGTTGGCAAAAAGCTTAATATCGGAAAAAATTCCTGCTGTAAAATCAGATGCATTAGGAGTTGAGATTCTGAATATTATGGAAGTGAATGAAGTTTCATATATCCCTTGTATTGAAAATAACATTTTCTTAGGATTGATTTTTAAAAATGAAATTACGAAATATTCTCTTGAAAATAAGGCTATTAAGAATTTTAATTTTCCGCTTATAAAACAATTCGTTTACGACGACCAGCATATTTTTGAAGTAATCGAAAAATTTGTAAAATTGAGTTTACAAGCAATTGCAGTTTTTAATAGAGACAATGAATATTTTGGAATTATTTCGACTGAGACTTTAATAAATGGATTTTCAAAACTTACCTCTATGCAAGAACCGGGAGCTTTGATTGTTATTGAAATGAATGCAAATAACTATTCTCTCCATGAAATCTCGCAAATTGTGGAAGGAAACGATGCAAAAATATTGACACTTTATATTGAAACCCAGGCGGGTAGTAACACTGTAGAACTAACTTTAAAAATTAATACAACAAATTTATCGCCGATTATGCAAGCATTCGAACGATTCAATTATTCGATAAAATCGACATATTTCGAAGATGAACAGATGAACAATTTCTATATGAACAGATATGATGAATTTATGCATTATATTAATATCTCATAGAATTCTGATGGTCTGATTGTAAATCTCTATAAATGACAAATATGAAGCTGAATGCCTGATTTTCAAACTATAAACAAAATATCTTTTCAATGAAAATTACCGTTTACGGACAAACTATAAACAAAGGGTTTTATCAATCAATAATTGATTTTTTCGAAAAACTCAAAAAGAACAAGATTGAAATTTATGTTTTCAAAACATTATATGAATTTTTGCTGAACGAATTAAAATTTAAACCTGAAATTGCAGGCACATTTAGCGAAAATGATGAAATTGACAATGACGTAGATTTTATGTTTAGCATTGGAGGCGATGGTACTTTCTTAGAAACTATTCATTATGTAAAGAAAAACAACATTCCTGTGGTAGGTATAAATAGCGGAAGGCTTGGATTTTTGGCAGATATTTCAAGTGAAGAAATATCAAATGCTATTGATATGATTTTATCAAAACAATACTCAATTGAAGAAAGAGTTTTGCTGGAACTACATACCGAAAATAATTTGTTTGGTCGATATAATTATGCATTGAACGAACTTACTGTACATAGAAAAGATACAGCTTCGATGATCACTATCAATGCCTATTTTAATAATGAATATCTAAATACCTATTGGGCAGACGGTTTGATTATTTCAACACCAACCGGCTCAACGGCATACTCACTAAGTGTTGGAGGTCCAATTGTAATTCCAAATTCACAGAATTTTATTATTACTCCAATTTCGCCACACAATCTGACAGTTCGACCAATT comes from Bacteroidota bacterium and encodes:
- a CDS encoding 30S ribosomal protein S16, with the translated sequence MPVKIRLSRHGRKKRSFFHIVVADGRAPRDGKYIEKLGYYNPNTNPATIEINFDEAVNWLQKGAQPTETCKTILSYKGVLFKNHLIRGVKKGAFTEEVAEEKFNDWLEDKEAKIQAKRDEIADEAKKDSKKRLAQETKVNEARAQAIAKKNSDIAKEAEAAIEAAKEAEKEATEAKNVEETENETETKAE
- a CDS encoding pyridoxine 5'-phosphate synthase, with product MTKLSVNINKVATIRNARGGNIPNLVQVAKDCETFGAQGITVHPRPDERHIKYSDVGDLKPIVKTEFNIEGYPSTEFINLVLKTQPAQVTLVPDPPDALTSNAGWNTLKNKQFLKKVIKTFQEVNIRTSIFIDTDSENLKNAVDTGTNRIELYTEPYAENYFSNKEKAIFPFIEAAKLANSLGLGINAGHDLNLDNLKYFAENIPSLLEVSIGHALISDALYLGLEKTIFSYLELLN
- a CDS encoding NAD kinase, producing MKITVYGQTINKGFYQSIIDFFEKLKKNKIEIYVFKTLYEFLLNELKFKPEIAGTFSENDEIDNDVDFMFSIGGDGTFLETIHYVKKNNIPVVGINSGRLGFLADISSEEISNAIDMILSKQYSIEERVLLELHTENNLFGRYNYALNELTVHRKDTASMITINAYFNNEYLNTYWADGLIISTPTGSTAYSLSVGGPIVIPNSQNFIITPISPHNLTVRPIVVPDDNEITLKVESRVKNYLVTLDFRSRIIEPSVELTIRKANFTVKVLKLNNQNYFKTLRNKLMWGADKRN